The following proteins are co-located in the Callithrix jacchus isolate 240 chromosome 10, calJac240_pri, whole genome shotgun sequence genome:
- the SMPD1 gene encoding sphingomyelin phosphodiesterase, whose amino-acid sequence MGTGQTNQPRVGNPTMPRYEASPRQNRLRSGREQGQDRTSGAPGLLWMGPVLVLALALALPDALVLWTPAEAHPLPAQDHPARLHHIVPQLRDVFGWGNLTCPVCKGLFTVINLGLKKEPNVARVGSVAIKLCNLLKIAPPAVCQSIIHLFEDDMVEAWRRSVLSPSEACGLLLGSTCGHWDIFSSWNISLPSVPKPPPKPPSPPAPGAPVSRVLFLTDLHWDHDYLEGMDPDCADPLCCRRGSGRPPASQPGAGYWGEYSKCDLPLRTLESLLSGLGPAGPFNMVYWTGDIPAHDVWHQTRQDQLRALTTVTALVRKFLGPVPVYPAVGNHESTPVNSFPPPFIEGNHSSGWLYEAMAKAWEPWLPAEALRTLRIGGFYALSPYPGLRLISLNMNFCSRENFWLLINSTDPAGQLQWLVGELQAAEDRGDKVHIIGHIPPGHCLKSWSWNYYRIIARYENTLAGQFFGHTHVDEFEVFYDEETLSRPLAVAFLAPSATTYIGLNPGYRVYQIDGNYSGSSHVVLDHETYILNLTQANVPGAMPHWQLLYRARETYGLLNALPEAWHNLVYRMRGDMQLFQTFWFLYHKGHPPSEPCGTPCRLATLCAQLSGRADSPALCRHLVPGGSLPEAQGLWPRPLFC is encoded by the exons ATGGGGACGGGACAGACGAACCAGCCCCGTGTAGGAAACCCGACAATGCCCCGCTATGAAGCGTCACCCCGCCAAAACCGCCTCAGGTCAGGCCGGGAGCAGGGACAAGACAGAACCTCCGGAGCCCCCGGACTCCTTTGGATGGGCCCGGTGTTGGTGCTGGCGCTCGCGCTGGCTCTGCCTGACGCTCTGGTTCTCTGGACTCCGGCAGAGGCTCACCCTCTTCCTGCCCAAGACCATCCTGCCAGGTTACATCACATAGTGCCCCAGCTCCGAGATGTCTTTGGGTGGGGGAACCTCACGTGCCCAGTCTGCAAAGGTCTATTCACCGTCATCAACCTTGGGCTGAAG AAGGAACCCAATGTGGCTCGTGTGGGCTCCGTGGCCATCAAGCTATGCAATCTGCTGAAGATAGcaccacctgctgtgtgccaatCCATTATCCATCTCTTTGAGGATGACATGGTGGAGGCTTGGAGACGCTCAGTGCTGAGCCCATCTGAGGCCTGTGGCCTGCTGCTGGGCTCCACCTGTGGGCACTGGGACATTTTCTCATCTTGGAACATCTCTTTGCCCAGTGTGCCAAAGCCGCCCCCCAagccccccagccccccagccccagGTGCCCCTGTCAGCCGCGTCCTCTTCCTCACTGACCTGCACTGGGATCATGACTACCTGGAGGGCATGGACCCTGACTGTGCTGACCCACTGTGTTGCCGCCGGGGTTCTGGACGACCGCCTGCCTCCCAGCCAGGTGCTGGATACTGGGGTGAATACAGCAAGTGTGACCTGCCCCTGAGGACCCTGGAGAGCCTGTTAAGTGGGCTGGGCCCAGCCGGCCCTTTCAATATGGTATACTGGACAGGAGACATCCCCGCCCATGATGTCTGGCACCAGACTCGTCAGGACCAACTGCGGGCCCTAACCACCGTCACAGCCCTCGTGAGGAAGTTTCTGGGGCCTGTGCCAGTATACCCTGCTGTGGGCAACCATGAGAGCACACCAGTCAATAGCTTCCCTCCCCCCTTCATTGAGGGCAATCACTCCTCCGGCTGGCTCTATGAAGCAATGGCCAAGGCTTGGGAGCCCTGGCTGCCTGCTGAAGCCCTGCGCACCCTCAG AATCGGAGGGTTCTATGCTCTTTCCCCATACCCTGGCCTCCGCCTCATCTCTCTCAATATGAATTTTTGTTCCCGTGAGAATTTCTGGCTCTTGATCAACTCCACGGATCCCGCAGGACAGCTCCAGTGGCTGGTTGGGGAGCTTCAGGCTGCTGAGGATCGAGGAGACAAA GTGCATATAATTGGCCACATTCCCCCAGGGCACTGTCTGAAGAGCTGGAGCTGGAATTATTACCGAATTATAGCCAG GTATGAGAACACCCTGGCTGGTCAGTTCTTTGGCCACACTCATGTGGATGAATTTGAGGTCTTCTATGATGAAGAGACTCTGAGCCGGCCCCTGGCTGTAGCCTTCTTGGCACCCAGTGCAACTACCTACATCGGCCTTAATCCTG GTTACCGTGTGTACCAAATAGATGGAAACTACTCCGGGAGCTCTCACGTGGTCCTGGACCATGAGACCTACATCCTCAATCTGACCCAGGCAAACGTACCGGGAGCTATGCCGCATTGGCAGCTTCTCTACAGGGCTCGAGAAACCTATGGGCTTCTCAATGCACTGCCTGAGGCCTGGCACAACCTGGTGTATCGCATGCGGGGTGACATGCAACTCTTCCAGACCTTCTGGTTTCTCTACCATAAGGGCCACCCGCCCTCGGAGCCCTGTGGCACGCCCTGCCGTCTAGCTACTCTTTGTGCCCAGCTCTCTGGCCGTGCTGACAGCCCTGCTCTGTGCCGCCACCTGGTGCCAGGTGGGAGCCTCCCAGAGGCCCAGGGCCTGTGGCCAAGGCCACTGTTTTGCTAG
- the APBB1 gene encoding amyloid beta precursor protein binding family B member 1 isoform X10 has protein sequence MRVQDTSGTYYWHIPTGTTQWEPPGRASPSQGSSPQEESQLTWTGFTHGEGFEDGEFWKDEPSDEAPRELGLKEPEEGTLTFPAQSLSPEPLPQEEEKLPPRNTNPGIKCFAVRSLGWVEMTEEELAPGRSSVAVNNCIRQLSYHKNNLHDPMSGGWGEGKDLLLQLEDETLKLVEPQSQALLHAQPIISIRVWGVGRDSGRDFAYVARDKLTQMLKCHVFRCEAPAKNIATSLHEICSKIMAERRNARCLVNGLSLDHSKLVDVPFQVEFPAPKNELVQKFQVYYLGNVPVAKPVGVDVINGALESVLSSSSRDQWTPSHVSVAPATLTILHQQTEAVLGECRVRFLSFLAVGRDVHTFAFIMAAGPASFCCHMFWCEPNAASLSEAVQAACMLRYQKCLDARSQASTSCLPAPPAESVARRVGWTVRRGVQSLWGSLKPKRLGTHTP, from the exons CTCACCTGGACGGGTTTTACTCACGGAGAAGGCTTTGAGGATGGAGAGTTTTGGAAG GATGAACCCAGTGATGAGGCCCCAAGGGAGCTGGGACTGAAGGAACCTGAGGAAGGGACATTGACCTTCCCAGCTCAGagcctcag CCCAGAGCCGTTGCCCCAAGAGGAGGAGAAGCTTCCCCCACGGAATACCAACCCAGGGATCAAG TGTTTCGCCGTGCGCTCCTTAGGCTGGGTAGAGATGACTGAGGAGGAGCTGGCCCCTGGACGCAGCAGTGTGGCAGTCAACAATTGCATCCGTCAGCTCTCTTACCACAAAAACAACCTGCATGACCCCATGTCTGGGGGCTGGGGGGAA GGAAAGGATCTGCTACTACAGCTGGAGGACGAGACGCTAAAGCTAGTGGAGCCACAGAGCCAGGCACTGCTGCACGCCCAGCCCATCATCAGCATCCGCGTGTGGGGCGTCGGGCGGGACAGCGGAAG GGACTTTGCCTACGTAGCTCGTGATAAGCTGACCCAGATGCTCAAGTGCCACGTGTTTCGCTGTGAGGCACCCGCCAAGAACATCGCCACAAGCCTGCATGAGATCTGCTCTAAG aTCATGGCCGAACGGCGTAATGCCCGCTGCTTGGTAAATGGACTCTCCCTGGACCACTCTAAACTTGTGGATGTCCCTTTCCAAG TGGAATTCCCAGCGCCTAAGAATGAGTTGGTCCAGAAGTTCCAAGTCTATTACCTGGGGAATGTACCTGTTGCTAAACCTGTTG GGGTAGATGTGATTAATGGGGCCCTCGAGTCAGTCCTGTCCTCCAGCAGCCGTGACCAGTGGACCCCAAGTCATGTCAGTGTGGCCCCTGCTACCCTCACCATCTTGCACCAGCAG ACAGAGGCAGTGCTGGGAGAGTGTCGGGTGCGTTTCCTTTCCTTCCTGGCTGTGGGCAGAGATGTCCACACGTTTGCATTCATCATGGCTGCTGGCCCAGCCTCCTTCTGCTGCCACATGTTCTGGTGCGAGCCCAATGCTGCCAGCCTCTCAGAGGCTGTGCAGGCTGCGTGCATG CTTCGCTACCAGAAGTGTCTGGATGCCCGTTCCcaggcctccacctcctgcctcccagcaccCCCTGCTGAGTCTGTGGCACGGCGTGTAGGGTGGACTGTCCGCAGGGGTGTTCAGTCGCTGTGGGGTTCCCTGAAGCCCAAACGGCTGGGGACTCATACCCCATGA